The proteins below come from a single Streptomyces tubercidicus genomic window:
- a CDS encoding SAM-dependent methyltransferase → MATTPDWVPAGVDTGTPSVARLYDFYVGGEHNLDSDRETARSALDALPGLDIAISANRAFLRRAVRYAAGLGITQFLDIGSGIPTPGNGNTHNVARDVVPGAHVVYVDHDPVAVARSRSILEGDPASVAVAGDFLKPKNILDNPEVRALIDLDKPVALMLVAVLHFIEDKDDPWEKVAQLRDALAPGSALILSHAYVQKESGAGTTSEELQRVYRGFGAQLQNRGPAETGRFFEGFDLVEPGLTGMADWRPDADTESDHPMQHTGVVGVAIKN, encoded by the coding sequence ATGGCAACCACCCCCGACTGGGTCCCCGCGGGCGTCGACACCGGCACTCCCAGCGTGGCCCGTCTGTACGACTTCTATGTGGGCGGCGAGCACAACCTGGACTCCGACCGCGAGACCGCGCGCTCCGCGCTCGACGCACTCCCCGGCCTCGACATAGCCATCAGCGCCAACCGGGCATTCCTGCGCCGCGCCGTCCGGTACGCCGCCGGGCTCGGCATCACCCAGTTCCTCGATATCGGCTCCGGCATCCCCACCCCCGGCAACGGCAACACCCACAACGTGGCCCGCGATGTCGTCCCCGGCGCACATGTCGTCTACGTCGACCACGACCCGGTGGCCGTCGCGCGCAGTCGCTCCATCCTGGAGGGTGATCCGGCCTCGGTGGCCGTAGCGGGTGACTTCCTGAAGCCGAAGAACATCCTCGACAACCCCGAGGTCCGCGCCCTGATCGATCTGGACAAGCCGGTGGCGCTGATGCTCGTTGCCGTGCTCCACTTCATCGAGGACAAGGACGACCCGTGGGAGAAGGTCGCCCAGCTGCGCGACGCCCTGGCCCCGGGCAGCGCCCTGATCCTGTCCCACGCCTACGTCCAGAAGGAGTCGGGCGCGGGCACGACGAGTGAGGAACTCCAGCGGGTCTACCGCGGCTTCGGCGCCCAGCTGCAAAACCGTGGCCCCGCCGAGACCGGCCGGTTCTTCGAAGGGTTCGACCTCGTCGAGCCCGGCCTGACCGGCATGGCCGACTGGCGCCCCGATGCGGACACCGAGTCCGACCACCCCATGCAGCACACCGGTGTCGTCGGTGTGGCCATCAAGAACTGA
- a CDS encoding lipocalin-like domain-containing protein translates to MTELAGVWSLVSFHTVDEHGAVGPGPLGEAPVGLLFYSADGHVAVHMMPAAGPPQYLSYAGTWHREGDQIVHSLTLAAEPEWVGTDQSRQLSLDGDRLTLTGTSLSTPDRRVLVWQRIGRATL, encoded by the coding sequence ATGACAGAACTGGCCGGGGTGTGGAGCCTCGTCTCCTTCCATACCGTGGACGAACACGGTGCCGTCGGCCCGGGGCCCCTGGGGGAAGCACCCGTCGGCCTGCTCTTCTACAGCGCGGACGGTCATGTCGCGGTGCACATGATGCCCGCGGCCGGCCCCCCGCAGTACCTCAGCTACGCCGGCACCTGGCACCGCGAGGGGGACCAGATCGTCCACTCCCTCACCCTTGCCGCCGAGCCCGAATGGGTGGGCACCGACCAGAGTCGTCAGCTGAGTCTGGACGGCGACCGCCTCACGCTCACCGGCACCTCCCTCTCCACCCCGGACCGGCGAGTACTGGTCTGGCAGCGGATCGGCCGCGCCACCCTGTGA